The DNA region CGAACTTTGCGCTGGCGATGCGCTGGTAATACGCCGACACGATAGCGTCGGGCAGAAGCATCAGCGTTGTGCCTGTGTCGGCAATGGCCTCGTGCGgtgccgacgtcggcgcgCTGCCGTTGgagccgacggcgaagcccTGTGCGGTGAATTGCCAGAAGCCGGCTGTCGTGTTGGCAGGGACAAAACTGATTTCCCCTGTGAACTCGGTGGGATCCAGGAAGCCGAAGTTGTAGTTACCGGCTAGAAAGAATGTGAGATGGGCCGCACCTGGTCAATACGCGGCATGAACGGCGGGGTCGAGACTTACCTGCCGCCTTTTTGAGGTTTGCCGTGAAAAGAGGCATCGCGAGATTGTTCATGGCGTTCTCGAAGAAGGTCTTCTGCTTCGCAGGCTGCACGGTGTTGATGTTGCCAAAGGCAAGGCCGACCAGCCCAGACTGGTTCTTGTTCCTCGAGAATGACGCCGAGACCTGGTTCGCCGACTCAACGGCCTGGTTCTCGACGGTCACACCTCCAATGGTGACGGTGTCCATGTAGACGTTGCCCCGCGACGAGCTACCGTCCCCGTAGGAGATGGACCACGACGCCCCCTGCAGGTTCTTGGCGCTCGAGCTTGCGCTGATGTTGTATATGGCTTGCCCTGCCACCTGGGTTATCGGCGTCTCGCTGCTGAAGACCCAAAGGTCCGACGACCCGGTGTCGAAGTTGAGGTTCAGCGTCTGAGGCGGGGTGCCGATCTGCACGGGACAGAGATACTGGCTGTCGAACTCGGCTGGGATCGCCGCGACCTCCCCTTGATGATTGTCAGCGTGGCTCAGACGCAGACACATACCGACTTACCACTGGGAGGGGTCTTCGTTCCATTCCCCTTACTTCCCCCACCTCCCCCAGGTGCCGCGGCCGTACCGTTGCCTTTCGAGCCTCCGGCTCCCGCATCTTGACCCCCTTTGCCTCCTTTGcccttcccttttcctttgCCCTTTCCTTCCCCTTTACCTCCCTTGTGTACACCTTTACCCCCCTTCAAAAgcccgaggtcgtcgagaatCTGGTCGATGAGCGAGAGAAGATCGTCCGGGATCTGCTGTCCGAACTTAGAGTAGGCTCTGGCCAAAGCGATGGGCCCTCGTCGCGACCCGTAGTAGAAATCAGGGTTGGGGACCTGCTCGATCCGAAAGGCCGCACCGCCCAGGGTAGCGATTTCCATCTTTGATGGCGCCGCATCCACCAGACGGGCGGCGAAGGGAATGACTGCTGCGACCGCAGCTGGGTTGGTGAACCGCATGGTCACCCAGAGAAAGGAATGTCCCGGCGAAAGAATGGAACCAGGAGGAAAGCTCACGGAGCTCTACAAAACACAACAAGACTCGATGACAATATTCGGACAACCAAGGAACCCAAAGAAACGACCTGGGAGTGCGGAGGGCCTCGGAGAAATAAGCAAACCAAGCTTTCGCCAAGTTCGCTCCCCACTGAGGTAACGCATAGATCGACCTAGGAAACGGTTTCGAAATGCTCGAATGCTCCGCCGCGAGTCGCATCACTAACTACGCGATGGCGAATCGCAACAGAGAGAGTGAAATCCCACTTCCCGAATCATTGACACGGGGGCTTGACGTAAGCGCCAGAGGCAGCATCGTTCGACTTTCCCCCCAAGGAACCGCCGTAAGAGCTGCCTCTCAGAACGGCGCAACCATCCATAGGCGACCTGCGACAGTCGATCATTCACGTCTCCCGCAAAACAAAGGCTTTTTTCCCGGACACTGTCCCTTAGGGAGCGGGAGGCGGCCGATATGGCCGTATGCTTGGCTCCCGAAACACTGTCAGTCGGGCATGCGACCCCTGTCCCCAGGAACGCCCTCGTCGCGATGCCGAATTTCCGGAGTCGCTCTGGTGGCATGTCAGTCCCCCATACTGCATGCAGAGTCCGTCAGCAGGATTCGCCGATTAATGGAGTGGTTGTCGCCGGTTGATACCAAAGAGGAAAAGCAGTATCCATCATCTGAAGTTGGGAAAAGAGATGCGATGAAAGGCGGCTACATCGAGGATTGCTCTGGTTTGCCGTACGACGGCAGAAAGTCTAATGATGGGGAACCGATCGCAGCTGTTCGGCGCGGAAGTTGACCAGGATGTGCGGGATTCATGCGAAACTGAAACCACCATCCATACTCGACGGCCCATGTGGTGAGATAGGACATCTCCTGGCTCCTCGGCCGGTACCCTGGGATGACATGACGGATGTCCAAAGAGTGTTGCTTTGCAGGGCCATTACGGCTTGGTTCTTAGACCCATGTTCGCATTCCCCGTTGTTGAAGCAACCCTCCGCACACAACCTGATTTGGCAAACGTGCAACCAGCATTGTCTGCTCCAGTCTTGAACCGGGCGTGTTCGAGAGATGTCGTTGAAATTGAGGCCAGGGGTAGACGAAGGATAATGCCACTgcttggcgaggtcgatCGCTGCAGGGTAATCATTCCACTATGCCGCTGCATTGTTTTGTTCTCGATCAaagcctgctgctgctgaaggCCCATCTACATGTACTGGCCATTCCGACATGCCAAAGCCTGGATTGGCCAGCCAATACCAGGTCATCGGAATTAAACTGATTCAGGGTTCCGTTTCGAAGAATGAAGGGTTGCCAGTTAGTGCTCATGGGTAAGGTGAGCGGCAATTGACTGCTTGCTGAATCACAGGTTGACACAGCCGGGCGAGGGTTCCAGAAAGGCCATGCTTGGCTTAGTCATCGAATGCCCCGCCACCCCACCAGGCGCATTCTCCCTTCTGGAGGAGTGACATACCAATATTCACCGCTTGACTAGACGCCCTATCCCCGGAAAGCCCCTGGAAGGCGTCAAACCTTCTTACGCGTCCTGGTACGTGTTGTTACTGCGTAAGGTGCTTgcgtacctaggtagtgTACGATGTGAATAACCTCCCTTTTGACatttttcttctccctcttcttgtccttcgATACCTCCGTCATTTGTGACTTCAGTCGGCatttcttccctctctttctttcgGCGATACGGGTCGCATTCAACTCTCCTCTCGCTGTCGACGACACGTTACTAAACCAAGATGCCTGAACACGACGCGCTCGTTCTCAGCTTCTCGCACTTAGCGGAGTTCCCACGCGCAAGCGAAGCTATTCAAACGCTGAAAAAGGTGGCTTCTCTGGTCAAGCCCATTATGCGGGTGCGAGGCTGGAAGGTGCGAGAGCTCGCTGAGTTCTACCCAGATCAAGCAAATCTTCTTGGTGAGCATTGGATCATCGTCGCTCTTGACTGACCGCTGATTGTTCTTCAGGTCTGAACATCAACAGAGGCCAGAGGATTCTGGTCCGACTACGATACCCCAGTGACCGATCACTCTTCCTACCAATAGAACAGGTAGTCGACACGATGCTTCACGAGCTATCCCACATCGTTTTCGGACCTCACGATGGCAACTTCCATGCGCTTTGGAACCAACTACGAGACGAACACGAGGCACTTATACGCAAAGGATACACCGGCGAAGGCTTCCTCTCAGAAGGACAACGTTTGGGAGGGGGCCGGATACCCATGCACGAGGCTCGCCGACTTGCTCGGGCGGCCGCTGAGAAGCGACGCTCGTTGACGGCTGGTTCAGGCCGGAGGCTCGGTGGTTCTGGGCCTAGCCTCGGCTCGGATATCCGGCGAACAATTGTTGGCGCTATCGACCGGAGGAATAGCACTCTCCAGGGATGTGGCAACAACAATCACAACGACAGGGAGATCCAACAAATCTCCGAGACAGCAACGAGAAACGGCTTCCGTacccaggccgaggaggatgccgccaacgaggccgccatcgcgcAGGCGCTCTGGGAACTGGTGCAAGAAGAGGAGCGTCAGCGCTACGGCGGTTACTACATCCCGCCGAGCGCACAGAACCCCACCGGTAATGGCGGCGGTTCAGTCATGGGAGACCACGGTGACCGCGGTGACCACGTAGCCAGAAGCACAATCGTTCCTCCTCCGATCCCAGGGCCGGCAACAAGGCCTCCGCCGGTGCCGAGTCCTGATACTCGGCCGCCAATCGTTCCTGCACCGCCGTCACAGTCGGCTCCGCAGCGCGGTTGGACATGCGGGGTGTGCACTCTTCACAACCCCTCAACATTCCTCTGCTGTGACGCGTGCGGGACAGAACGCGGGCAAAATCCTCAACGTGAGGTGTGGACACCAAACGCCGAAAAGCGCGAACGCCAGCGGGCATCGGCAGCCGCAACGGCGAGAACACCAATCG from Colletotrichum higginsianum IMI 349063 chromosome 4, whole genome shotgun sequence includes:
- a CDS encoding WLM domain-containing protein; protein product: MPEHDALVLSFSHLAEFPRASEAIQTLKKVASLVKPIMRVRGWKVRELAEFYPDQANLLGLNINRGQRILVRLRYPSDRSLFLPIEQVVDTMLHELSHIVFGPHDGNFHALWNQLRDEHEALIRKGYTGEGFLSEGQRLGGGRIPMHEARRLARAAAEKRRSLTAGSGRRLGGSGPSLGSDIRRTIVGAIDRRNSTLQGCGNNNHNDREIQQISETATRNGFRTQAEEDAANEAAIAQALWELVQEEERQRYGGYYIPPSAQNPTGNGGGSVMGDHGDRGDHVARSTIVPPPIPGPATRPPPVPSPDTRPPIVPAPPSQSAPQRGWTCGVCTLHNPSTFLCCDACGTERGQNPQREVWTPNAEKRERQRASAAATARTPIEPETIDLTSSPPRRSNRTGRVNVNTPPVPGPVVHAAPIWQCSFCGTIMQRQWWTCSTCGVMKDDSA
- a CDS encoding Endothiapepsin translates to MRFTNPAAVAAVIPFAARLVDAAPSKMEIATLGGAAFRIEQVPNPDFYYGSRRGPIALARAYSKFGQQIPDDLLSLIDQILDDLGLLKGGKGVHKGGKGEGKGKGKGKGKGGKGGQDAGAGGSKGNGTAAAPGGGGGSKGNGTKTPPSGEVAAIPAEFDSQYLCPVQIGTPPQTLNLNFDTGSSDLWVFSSETPITQVAGQAIYNISASSSAKNLQGASWSISYGDGSSSRGNVYMDTVTIGGVTVENQAVESANQVSASFSRNKNQSGLVGLAFGNINTVQPAKQKTFFENAMNNLAMPLFTANLKKAAAGNYNFGFLDPTEFTGEISFVPANTTAGFWQFTAQGFAVGSNGSAPTSAPHEAIADTGTTLMLLPDAIVSAYYQRIASAKFDSTNGGFVFNCGDKIPSFTVDLGTYKAVVPGEFMKFAPVDGETIETSTTCFGGIQSAAALPFAIYGDVFLKSQYVVFHGGNSQLGFANKPL